The Caldicellulosiruptor changbaiensis genome has a segment encoding these proteins:
- the istB gene encoding IS21-like element ISCsa9 family helper ATPase IstB, with amino-acid sequence MNDLLLGKLKDLKLSGIIKSFDLRVEEAIKNNFSYQEFFEILINDEVSNRRINSNQKRISKARFPWHKTLEEYNFNYQPSINKRFIYNLATCEFVRKKENVAFIGPPGTGKTHLAIAIGLKAVALGYRVLFTTANEMLEELYISRADNSYQQKLKNYVNVDLLIIDELGLRKFNQSSVDDFYEIISKRYERGSIIITTNKVFEEWPRIFYDPVLATAILDRFVHHCHFVVIKGESYRMKQREGAIKALTDDSKNESN; translated from the coding sequence ATGAATGATCTTTTGTTGGGGAAGCTAAAGGATTTGAAATTATCCGGGATAATAAAAAGTTTTGATTTAAGAGTAGAAGAAGCTATTAAGAATAATTTTTCGTATCAAGAGTTTTTTGAGATATTGATAAATGATGAAGTGAGTAACAGGAGAATAAACAGTAATCAAAAGAGGATAAGCAAAGCGAGGTTTCCATGGCACAAGACATTAGAAGAATATAATTTTAATTATCAGCCTTCAATAAATAAGAGGTTTATATACAATTTGGCGACCTGTGAATTTGTCCGCAAGAAAGAGAATGTGGCCTTCATAGGACCGCCAGGGACAGGGAAGACACATCTTGCAATAGCGATAGGACTTAAAGCTGTAGCACTTGGATATAGAGTTTTGTTTACCACAGCAAATGAGATGTTAGAAGAGTTGTATATTTCAAGAGCGGATAATTCGTATCAACAAAAGCTAAAAAACTATGTTAATGTGGATTTGTTAATAATAGATGAGCTGGGCTTAAGGAAATTTAATCAAAGCAGTGTAGATGATTTTTATGAGATAATATCAAAGAGATATGAGAGAGGATCGATAATAATAACCACAAACAAAGTATTTGAAGAGTGGCCGAGGATATTTTATGATCCAGTTTTAGCGACAGCGATTTTAGATAGATTTGTACATCACTGTCATTTTGTGGTTATCAAAGGTGAAAGTTATAGGATGAAGCAAAGGGAGGGTGCTATCAAAGCTTTAACAGATGATTCCAAGAATGAGTCAAATTAG
- a CDS encoding polymorphic toxin type 44 domain-containing protein, whose protein sequence is MNNIYLSMFIYTNGNAALAYSAKVAYWTSKVREGGDWDYKLIYGWNKLYKIIVNGKAEYVYGEDIGNINYGYTGRSLPLPPEILCAAAGVVQILTGNFEISYYKSYFDDPEDQEAIRKGISWYEQGL, encoded by the coding sequence TTGAACAATATTTATTTATCAATGTTCATATATACAAATGGAAATGCTGCCTTAGCATATTCTGCAAAAGTTGCATATTGGACATCTAAAGTAAGAGAAGGTGGTGATTGGGATTACAAACTAATATATGGCTGGAATAAATTGTACAAAATAATTGTTAATGGCAAAGCAGAATATGTCTATGGAGAAGATATTGGTAATATTAATTATGGATATACGGGTAGATCATTACCTCTTCCACCAGAAATTTTATGTGCAGCTGCTGGAGTTGTTCAAATATTAACTGGAAATTTTGAAATTTCTTACTATAAAAGCTATTTTGATGATCCGGAAGATCAAGAAGCAATTAGGAAAGGGATATCATGGTATGAGCAAGGTTTATAA
- a CDS encoding amidase domain-containing protein yields MKRVLKCFSKFLMFLIVFTLTIWYNEIAKAGEVYEQENNNSFSTANTINFGDFVKGLIYQSTNPSQDKDYFKIYFRAGDIVAISFINAHELVDYNIYLYNSSQNLVASSTNPKGKNEFIQYTVPSSGNYYILVSSAYGHSGSHYYSLQLMRSSYNSGNTNTSYNRTAAKNYAIDNATYKNSYTCRGITFANFANYGGDCTNFASQVLFAGYMDMIYSTSSGIEGNVNYWFYRTSTNRTTTWTGANYFRQHWGNLDGAGRNRAYQMRIYPVWYALERYSSVVLGFLKEGDIVQHVRYDNCEAYHSQVIVSKTATDLLYAQHSTTPEYFYSGRSFREYLNKDTLPMNWVILYRISSN; encoded by the coding sequence ATGAAAAGGGTTTTAAAATGCTTCTCTAAATTTTTAATGTTTTTAATTGTATTTACATTAACAATTTGGTATAATGAGATTGCAAAAGCAGGGGAGGTATATGAACAAGAGAACAACAACAGCTTTTCAACAGCAAATACAATTAATTTTGGAGATTTTGTAAAAGGATTAATATATCAATCTACTAATCCATCGCAAGACAAAGATTATTTTAAGATTTATTTTAGAGCAGGGGACATAGTAGCAATAAGTTTTATTAATGCGCATGAGCTTGTAGATTACAACATATATTTATACAATTCATCACAGAATTTAGTAGCATCATCTACGAATCCAAAAGGTAAGAATGAATTTATTCAGTACACAGTTCCAAGTAGTGGGAATTATTATATTTTAGTATCAAGTGCGTATGGACATTCAGGTTCTCATTATTATTCTCTTCAATTAATGAGGTCATCATATAATTCGGGTAATACGAATACGAGCTACAACAGGACAGCAGCAAAGAATTATGCTATAGACAATGCAACGTATAAGAATAGTTATACATGCAGGGGTATTACGTTTGCTAATTTTGCGAACTATGGAGGAGATTGCACAAATTTTGCTTCACAGGTGCTGTTTGCGGGGTATATGGATATGATATATTCTACATCTTCGGGGATAGAAGGTAATGTTAACTACTGGTTTTACCGGACATCAACAAACCGAACTACAACGTGGACGGGTGCGAATTATTTTAGGCAGCACTGGGGCAATTTAGATGGTGCCGGAAGAAACAGAGCGTATCAGATGAGAATATATCCTGTATGGTATGCATTGGAGAGATATAGCAGTGTAGTATTAGGGTTTTTAAAAGAGGGGGATATTGTTCAACATGTACGATATGATAACTGCGAAGCTTATCATTCACAGGTAATAGTTAGTAAGACAGCAACAGATCTTTTGTACGCACAACATTCCACTACACCAGAGTATTTCTATTCTGGTAGGAGTTTTCGCGAGTACTTAAATAAAGACACATTACCCATGAACTGGGTAATCTTATATAGGATAAGTTCAAATTAG
- the istA gene encoding IS21 family transposase, whose product MHTTIYTLFKRGYNKSQIARLLDVDRKTVRKVIHDIEQKGEVERKSKGSVLDNYREFIEAKVNKGHSAKKIHQDLQAEFDFEGSYSNVRRYVQKLKQKIANSKVYMVLTTLPAEEAQVDFGYIGKIKVDGKFKKAWVFTMVLSYSRYMYAEIVFDQTVETFIQCHKNAFKYFGGVVEVVKIDNLKAGVLSVDFYEAQIQKDYASFASHYGFLPQPCRVYTPTDKGKVESAIKYVKQNCFSGEEFKDIDEAREHLKNWLDNVANVRVHGTTKKVPKEVFISEEKEKLIALPIEEYYISRSSIHKVATNCHLIYKGNYYSVPYEYAGREVEVVEIGSFLRVFFEGKEIALHQIVKNNEKGKYVTNKEHYPSSKNITIEDIMSRQRDKMAEIGNWALEFFEEFIKREGFKKYDYRSISGIIALKERYGAETVDNACKRALKFGGLSYKVVKNICEKGISDLPEYEDESYVNEERTELYRDIREYNKLLEIGELQI is encoded by the coding sequence ATGCATACAACAATCTACACACTTTTCAAACGGGGATACAACAAAAGTCAAATAGCAAGATTGTTAGACGTGGATAGAAAAACTGTTAGAAAAGTAATCCATGACATTGAACAGAAGGGAGAAGTCGAGAGGAAATCAAAAGGTTCTGTATTAGATAATTACAGGGAGTTTATTGAGGCAAAGGTTAATAAAGGACACTCAGCAAAGAAGATACATCAAGACTTGCAAGCGGAATTTGATTTTGAAGGAAGCTATTCTAATGTAAGAAGATATGTCCAAAAGTTAAAACAAAAGATAGCAAATTCAAAGGTGTACATGGTTTTAACAACACTGCCTGCAGAAGAAGCACAAGTTGATTTTGGATATATAGGTAAGATAAAAGTTGATGGAAAATTCAAAAAAGCATGGGTATTTACAATGGTTTTAAGCTATTCAAGATATATGTATGCAGAGATAGTATTCGACCAAACAGTTGAAACATTTATCCAGTGTCATAAGAACGCATTCAAGTATTTTGGAGGAGTAGTAGAAGTTGTGAAGATAGACAACTTAAAAGCAGGTGTATTGAGCGTTGATTTTTATGAGGCGCAAATACAAAAAGATTATGCAAGTTTTGCGAGCCACTATGGATTTTTACCTCAGCCATGCAGGGTGTATACACCGACTGATAAAGGCAAAGTAGAATCAGCAATTAAGTATGTTAAGCAAAACTGTTTTTCTGGAGAAGAATTTAAAGATATTGATGAGGCGAGGGAACATTTAAAAAACTGGCTTGATAATGTAGCAAATGTGAGAGTACATGGCACAACCAAGAAAGTTCCCAAAGAAGTTTTCATCTCAGAAGAGAAGGAAAAGTTAATAGCTCTTCCTATTGAGGAATATTACATATCAAGAAGTTCAATTCACAAAGTAGCTACTAACTGTCATCTCATATACAAAGGGAACTACTATTCAGTGCCATATGAGTATGCAGGACGTGAAGTAGAAGTAGTTGAGATAGGCAGTTTTTTGAGGGTGTTCTTTGAAGGTAAAGAAATAGCCCTTCATCAGATTGTCAAAAACAATGAGAAGGGCAAATACGTAACCAACAAAGAACACTATCCCTCGTCTAAGAATATAACAATTGAGGATATAATGTCAAGACAGAGGGATAAAATGGCAGAGATTGGTAATTGGGCGTTGGAGTTTTTTGAGGAATTTATTAAACGGGAAGGATTTAAAAAATATGATTACAGGAGCATAAGTGGGATAATAGCACTAAAAGAAAGATATGGAGCTGAGACAGTAGACAATGCGTGTAAGAGGGCTTTAAAATTTGGAGGGCTAAGCTACAAAGTTGTCAAGAACATATGTGAAAAAGGGATAAGCGATTTACCTGAGTATGAAGACGAGAGCTATGTTAATGAGGAAAGAACAGAGCTTTACAGGGATATCAGGGAATATAACAAATTGCTTGAGATAGGGGAATTGCAAATATGA
- a CDS encoding DUF5412 family protein, with product MSKVYKSNGSAKVNNGSFKRILIKLLMTILMLILLFSLFVYWRFFDINMLPHGEFLKESLSPDGKYKIKFYLINGGATTAFGVRGELCYKNGLKIRNIYWDYPEDKADVKWINNHVVIINGHRLDIFKDSFDWRKEPVKRR from the coding sequence ATGAGCAAGGTTTATAAATCTAATGGTTCAGCTAAAGTAAACAATGGTTCTTTTAAAAGAATATTAATCAAATTACTGATGACAATATTAATGCTTATATTATTATTTTCTTTATTTGTCTACTGGCGATTTTTTGATATAAACATGCTTCCGCATGGCGAATTTTTAAAGGAATCTTTATCCCCTGATGGGAAATATAAAATTAAATTTTACTTAATCAACGGCGGTGCAACAACAGCATTTGGAGTTAGAGGAGAGCTGTGTTATAAAAATGGCTTAAAAATTAGAAACATATACTGGGATTACCCGGAAGATAAAGCTGATGTTAAATGGATAAATAATCATGTAGTTATAATTAATGGTCACAGATTAGACATTTTTAAAGACTCTTTTGATTGGAGAAAAGAACCTGTAAAAAGGCGATAG
- a CDS encoding MMPL family transporter, with protein sequence MRVILKRPWLSTIIWAILTVIFVVTMPDINKIVRLKGEPKIGHEYPSQVAAALEKEYQGVPKDKKLSTIAIVFYDKNGLSNKDIEAIKKIIYGLGNSKERYNIENISSHFMNPELKNYYVSSNNKVVLASIQTDKSRREVIEIRNDIYKFIESVQKPKDLEVYLTGGDLITQDFVKASEDGVKKTDIITIVFIIVVLVLVFRSPITPIVSLLTVGVSFLISLSIVGHLADKFNFPINTFTRTFIVVSLFGIGTDYNLLIISRFREELANGKDVDDAIITTFKTAGKTVVFSCLAVFTGFAAFAAASFNFFRAMSAIAVSVLVLLLVLLTLVPAVLKIFGKNLLWPFNKEIQHTHSRLWEAAARLSTKYPYVVLTTVILILIPFLLSVRGDLSFNTLNELSEKYKSVKGFNIISKNFSSGKTFPVTIYLKSNKSLATSDALSDIEKITEILSKQNGIKDVYSVTRPQGEIIKQFTLSNQADTVIKGIDSLRDGLLKVNNAIETINKNLSMSTKEFDVQKLVTGISQLENGVYELKISLEKLNSGFEQGLNGSKKIYDGLNKLSIGSSKLSEGFKEFYSEYTRSINKVKSELQGFDVNQIELLLAGINTAYNNLKALSNKYPEISKDINYIMASEILSKIETEANKFAPKLKEFSSEYEKISAQINEADKALKLISNSINSIASASKQLADAQGKVLSGYYQIDKGQKQIISGVNLMYSKLQEFDKQKEQILKKVDELQTGFTSLKSALLQISDALNKMANSMQSMKGYFEGYKTTNIFYVPPEAIKSSSFKKALDSYMNKDRTITKIILILDTNPYTNKAIDIVDNVEKVLNNSLEFINTKFVSVGVGGISSSNHDLKSIYFKDFKTLRLIMIISIFILMFLISRSIFNAAIMVIIVFADYYLALSITEMIFKGIFKYEALNWAVPFFTFVVFLALGIDYSVFLLIRFYEYRELELSEALKLTSANIGHVVTSAVIILAGTFAAMLPSGILTLMQVSICVVIGLVLLAFFLLPFLYNSLMRIKRDII encoded by the coding sequence GTGAGAGTAATTTTAAAGCGTCCGTGGCTGAGCACTATTATATGGGCTATTTTAACAGTAATATTTGTAGTTACTATGCCAGATATAAATAAAATAGTGCGACTCAAAGGTGAACCTAAAATTGGTCATGAATATCCTTCTCAGGTTGCAGCAGCGTTAGAAAAAGAGTATCAGGGAGTACCAAAGGATAAAAAGCTTTCAACAATAGCAATTGTATTTTATGACAAAAATGGTCTTTCGAATAAAGATATTGAAGCAATCAAGAAAATAATTTATGGACTTGGCAATAGCAAAGAAAGATACAACATTGAAAATATTTCATCTCATTTTATGAATCCAGAGTTAAAGAACTACTACGTATCAAGCAACAACAAGGTTGTCCTTGCAAGTATTCAAACAGACAAGTCAAGAAGAGAAGTTATTGAAATAAGAAATGATATTTATAAGTTTATAGAATCTGTTCAAAAACCAAAGGATTTAGAGGTGTATCTTACAGGTGGAGATTTAATTACTCAAGACTTTGTAAAAGCTTCAGAAGATGGAGTTAAAAAAACAGATATCATCACTATTGTATTTATAATTGTTGTGTTAGTTCTTGTTTTCCGCTCACCTATCACACCAATTGTTTCACTTTTAACAGTTGGTGTTTCGTTTTTAATTTCGCTTAGCATAGTTGGACATTTGGCAGATAAGTTTAATTTTCCAATCAATACTTTTACAAGAACATTTATAGTTGTATCCCTATTTGGAATTGGGACGGATTATAATCTATTGATTATTTCAAGGTTCAGAGAAGAGCTTGCAAATGGGAAAGATGTTGATGATGCAATAATAACAACGTTTAAAACAGCAGGAAAAACAGTGGTATTTAGCTGTCTTGCGGTTTTTACAGGTTTTGCGGCTTTTGCGGCAGCGTCTTTTAACTTTTTCAGGGCAATGTCAGCAATTGCAGTAAGTGTGCTTGTGCTTTTACTTGTGCTTTTGACACTGGTTCCTGCTGTACTCAAAATTTTTGGTAAAAATCTTCTCTGGCCATTTAATAAAGAAATACAGCACACCCATAGCAGACTCTGGGAAGCTGCTGCAAGACTTTCAACTAAATATCCTTATGTGGTGTTGACAACAGTTATTTTAATCTTGATACCTTTTCTCTTATCAGTGAGAGGCGATTTATCATTTAACACACTAAACGAACTTTCTGAAAAATACAAATCCGTGAAAGGATTTAACATAATTTCAAAAAACTTCAGCAGTGGTAAGACATTTCCTGTTACCATTTATTTGAAATCTAATAAGAGTTTAGCAACTTCTGACGCATTATCTGACATTGAAAAAATAACTGAAATATTGAGTAAGCAAAATGGTATAAAAGATGTGTATTCAGTCACAAGACCACAAGGGGAGATTATAAAACAATTTACTTTGTCAAACCAAGCGGATACTGTTATAAAAGGTATTGATAGTTTGAGAGATGGTCTTTTGAAAGTTAACAATGCAATTGAGACTATAAACAAAAATTTAAGTATGTCAACAAAAGAATTTGATGTTCAAAAACTTGTAACTGGTATTTCACAGCTTGAGAATGGTGTATATGAATTAAAAATTTCTTTGGAAAAACTAAATAGTGGATTTGAACAGGGGTTAAATGGTTCTAAGAAGATATATGATGGTCTTAATAAGCTTTCAATTGGAAGCAGCAAGCTATCTGAAGGCTTTAAAGAGTTCTATTCTGAGTATACAAGGTCAATAAATAAGGTAAAAAGCGAATTACAGGGGTTTGATGTAAATCAAATTGAACTTTTATTGGCAGGTATTAATACTGCTTATAACAATTTAAAAGCACTTTCAAATAAGTATCCGGAAATCTCAAAGGATATCAATTATATTATGGCATCTGAGATTTTATCAAAAATTGAAACTGAAGCAAATAAGTTTGCTCCAAAGTTAAAAGAGTTTTCTTCTGAATATGAAAAGATTTCAGCCCAGATAAATGAAGCTGACAAAGCTCTGAAGCTTATTTCAAATTCTATTAATAGCATAGCTTCAGCTTCAAAACAGCTTGCTGATGCTCAAGGGAAGGTTCTAAGTGGCTACTATCAAATTGACAAAGGTCAAAAGCAAATAATCTCAGGTGTAAACCTTATGTATTCAAAACTTCAGGAATTTGACAAACAAAAAGAACAGATTCTAAAAAAAGTTGATGAACTTCAGACAGGGTTTACAAGCTTAAAATCAGCTCTTTTACAGATTTCTGATGCACTTAACAAGATGGCAAATTCTATGCAGAGTATGAAGGGTTATTTTGAAGGATACAAAACAACAAACATCTTTTACGTCCCACCAGAGGCTATAAAAAGCAGTAGCTTCAAAAAGGCTTTAGATTCATATATGAACAAAGATAGAACAATAACAAAGATAATCTTGATTCTTGACACAAATCCGTATACAAACAAGGCAATTGATATTGTTGATAATGTGGAAAAGGTTTTAAATAACTCTTTAGAGTTTATAAACACAAAGTTTGTGTCGGTAGGAGTTGGTGGGATATCATCTTCAAACCATGATTTGAAGAGCATTTATTTTAAAGATTTTAAGACTTTGAGACTAATAATGATAATAAGCATCTTTATTCTCATGTTCCTAATTTCAAGGTCAATCTTTAATGCTGCAATAATGGTAATAATAGTTTTTGCCGACTACTACCTTGCACTCTCTATAACAGAGATGATTTTCAAAGGTATATTCAAGTACGAAGCACTCAACTGGGCAGTGCCATTTTTCACCTTTGTTGTGTTCTTAGCTTTGGGTATAGACTACAGTGTATTTTTGCTGATAAGATTTTACGAATATAGGGAGTTAGAACTTTCAGAAGCACTAAAGCTTACCTCAGCAAACATTGGGCATGTTGTAACATCAGCGGTGATAATTTTAGCTGGCACATTTGCGGCAATGCTGCCATCAGGGATTTTGACATTAATGCAGGTTTCCATCTGTGTTGTGATAGGCCTTGTTTTGCTTGCGTTTTTCCTTCTGCCGTTTTTGTATAATAGTTTGATGAGGATAAAGAGAGATATAATTTAA
- a CDS encoding ABC transporter ATP-binding protein, which yields MKAIEIKKLKKSINGKLILKEINLNIYEGEIYSLLGPNGAGKTTTIYTLLGLLKKDDGEIKIFGEELSKKHFKEIGVMFEIETYNLEWSVIDNLKHMCYLFGVDEHRIYDYVEILDLKREDFRKKFKQLSKGTKRKISLIGALMHDPKILILDEPTSGLDPEIQVVFKKLLLDLKKRGKTVLFVSHNLYEVQEISDRIGFIKSGETIFEIPVSEKFYLVEGDYPEFQTYRVKNSKLYVFDEKMFLKIKPKNYQMIEKLEDLYVKFIEGRVS from the coding sequence ATGAAAGCAATAGAGATTAAAAAATTAAAAAAGAGCATCAATGGTAAGCTGATTCTCAAAGAAATAAACCTAAACATTTATGAAGGAGAAATTTATAGTTTATTGGGGCCAAATGGAGCTGGTAAAACTACTACAATTTATACTTTGTTAGGGCTACTTAAAAAGGATGATGGAGAGATAAAAATTTTTGGTGAAGAACTTTCGAAAAAACATTTTAAAGAAATAGGGGTTATGTTTGAAATAGAAACTTATAATTTAGAGTGGTCTGTTATAGATAATTTGAAGCATATGTGTTATTTGTTTGGAGTAGATGAACATAGAATATATGATTATGTTGAAATATTAGACTTAAAAAGGGAAGATTTTCGTAAAAAATTCAAGCAACTTTCAAAAGGAACAAAGAGAAAAATTTCTTTAATTGGTGCTTTAATGCATGATCCTAAAATACTTATTCTGGATGAACCTACATCTGGGTTAGATCCGGAAATTCAAGTAGTTTTTAAAAAGCTGTTGCTTGATTTAAAAAAGAGAGGTAAAACTGTACTTTTTGTTTCTCACAATTTATATGAGGTACAGGAAATTAGTGATAGAATTGGATTTATAAAAAGCGGTGAAACGATTTTCGAAATACCTGTTTCAGAAAAGTTTTATTTGGTAGAAGGAGATTATCCTGAATTTCAAACCTATAGAGTGAAAAACAGCAAATTATATGTTTTTGATGAGAAAATGTTTCTAAAGATTAAACCAAAGAATTATCAGATGATAGAAAAATTAGAAGATTTATATGTAAAATTTATAGAAGGGAGGGTT